One window from the genome of Roseomonas haemaphysalidis encodes:
- a CDS encoding hydantoinase B/oxoprolinase family protein: MSPLGPVELEILRNGLTAAAAEMDVTVWRTSRSTVVRELLDYSTAIFDRDGYNVAQSARIPQHLNSMSAGLLSVVRDHLSLDLWEEGDVVVTNDPYCGGQHMPDILAFRPVFVDGARIAIVGTLCHHLDMGGMAAGSYAATATEVFQEGLRIPPLKLYKRGALNEDLLAMMRQNVRQPEILWGDLQAQMASLAVGVANLQKLAARFGGATIVQACAQMLDGSERAMRAMIGRIPDGRYEFEDFLDDDGIEDRPIRIHAAITVRGEEMLVDLSGCGDQALGPVNATLASSASAVSYAVMAVADEPIPANAGCYRPITVEAREGSIVHARHPAPVANRIAATHRLATTLLGALHQAVPGRVPAAYYGVSYVCSFQALREDGSRGVLVEIEVGGSGGHPEQDGLHAFTSGMHNNSNIPVEMIESELPLIITRYALLPGTGGAGRHRGGLGLVREWRVDCPAAVFTANGERFKFRPYGLDGGEPGSTGRLTLLRDGETRLLGSKVNNLRLQRGDVIRLETSGGGGFGPPDARPEAQQARDRALGYVV; the protein is encoded by the coding sequence ATGAGCCCCCTCGGACCTGTCGAGCTGGAGATCCTGCGCAACGGCCTGACCGCCGCCGCCGCCGAGATGGACGTGACGGTGTGGCGCACCAGCCGCTCAACGGTGGTGCGCGAGCTGCTGGATTATTCCACCGCCATCTTCGACCGCGACGGCTACAACGTCGCGCAATCCGCCCGCATCCCGCAGCACCTGAACTCCATGAGCGCCGGGCTGCTTTCCGTGGTGCGCGACCACCTTTCGCTGGACCTCTGGGAAGAGGGCGACGTCGTCGTCACCAACGACCCCTATTGCGGCGGCCAGCACATGCCGGACATCCTGGCCTTCCGCCCCGTCTTCGTGGACGGCGCGCGCATCGCCATCGTCGGCACGCTGTGCCACCACCTGGATATGGGCGGCATGGCCGCCGGCTCCTACGCCGCCACGGCCACCGAGGTGTTCCAGGAAGGCCTGCGCATCCCGCCGCTGAAGCTCTACAAGCGCGGCGCGCTGAACGAGGACCTTTTGGCGATGATGCGCCAGAACGTCCGCCAGCCCGAGATCCTGTGGGGCGACCTGCAGGCGCAGATGGCCTCGCTGGCTGTTGGCGTCGCTAACCTGCAAAAGCTCGCCGCGCGCTTCGGCGGCGCCACCATCGTGCAGGCCTGCGCGCAGATGCTGGACGGCTCCGAACGCGCCATGCGCGCCATGATCGGCCGCATCCCCGATGGCCGCTATGAGTTCGAGGACTTTCTCGACGACGACGGCATCGAGGACCGCCCCATCCGCATCCACGCCGCCATCACCGTGCGCGGCGAGGAGATGCTGGTGGACCTTTCCGGCTGCGGCGACCAGGCGCTGGGGCCGGTCAACGCCACCCTGGCTTCCTCCGCCTCCGCCGTGTCCTACGCCGTCATGGCGGTGGCGGACGAGCCGATCCCCGCCAATGCCGGCTGCTACCGCCCCATCACGGTGGAGGCGCGGGAAGGCAGCATCGTCCACGCCCGTCACCCGGCGCCGGTGGCCAACCGCATCGCCGCCACGCACCGCCTCGCCACCACGCTGCTCGGCGCGCTGCACCAGGCGGTGCCGGGGCGGGTGCCGGCGGCCTATTACGGCGTGTCCTACGTCTGCTCCTTTCAGGCGCTGAGGGAAGACGGCTCGCGCGGCGTGCTGGTGGAGATCGAGGTCGGCGGCAGCGGCGGCCACCCGGAACAGGATGGGCTGCATGCCTTCACCTCCGGCATGCACAACAATTCCAACATCCCGGTCGAGATGATCGAAAGCGAGCTGCCGCTGATCATCACCCGCTACGCCCTGTTGCCCGGTACCGGCGGCGCCGGGCGGCACCGCGGCGGCCTCGGCCTGGTGCGCGAATGGCGGGTGGACTGCCCGGCGGCGGTCTTCACCGCCAATGGCGAGCGCTTCAAGTTCCGCCCCTACGGCCTGGATGGCGGCGAACCCGGCAGCACCGGCCGCCTGACGCTGCTGCGCGACGGTGAAACCCGTTTGCTCGGCTCCAAGGTCAACAACCTGCGCCTGCAACGGGGCGACGTGATCCGCCTGGAAACCTCCGGCGGCGGCGGCTTCGGCCCCCCGGACGCGCGGCCCGAGGCGCAGCAGGCCCGCGACCGCGCCCTGGGCTACGTGGTGTAA
- a CDS encoding polysaccharide deacetylase family protein → MNRQSATPPRPRLKTDQKEDGGSGEFLSPTSSSRRALLATGLGLLAARPALAQPAIPQCRAGTLYLTIDTGWGREAEQIAAVLRAREVRATLFLADEPDFRGGRTLDASWAPFWRARAAEGHAFASHTWRHWYFGADPGSGRVRYSSRRAGEGAEVLDGPALCAELAKPMDALRAVAPAARVLPLWRAPGGRTTPNALALAAACGLRHQGWTARGFLGDELDAKASPNAALLRQALARTRDGEVLIMHWGVRSRTEPFAEVFAPLIEGLQAKGFCFSLLPDKGVA, encoded by the coding sequence ATGAACCGTCAAAGCGCGACGCCTCCTCGACCACGCCTGAAAACAGACCAGAAAGAAGATGGGGGTTCGGGAGAATTCCTTTCCCCGACCTCTTCTTCCCGCCGCGCCCTGCTCGCCACCGGCCTCGGCCTGCTGGCCGCCCGCCCCGCCCTGGCGCAGCCCGCCATTCCGCAATGCCGCGCCGGCACGCTGTATCTCACCATCGACACCGGCTGGGGCCGCGAGGCGGAACAGATCGCCGCCGTGCTGCGGGCGCGCGAGGTGCGCGCCACGCTGTTCCTGGCCGACGAGCCCGACTTCCGCGGCGGCCGCACGCTGGATGCCAGCTGGGCACCGTTCTGGCGGGCGCGCGCGGCGGAGGGCCACGCTTTCGCCAGCCACACCTGGCGGCACTGGTATTTTGGCGCCGACCCTGGCTCGGGGCGGGTGCGCTACAGCAGCCGCCGTGCCGGCGAGGGTGCCGAGGTGCTGGACGGCCCCGCGCTCTGCGCCGAGCTGGCCAAGCCGATGGACGCGCTGCGCGCCGTGGCGCCGGCGGCCCGCGTGCTGCCGCTGTGGCGGGCGCCCGGCGGGCGCACCACGCCGAATGCCCTGGCGCTGGCCGCCGCTTGCGGCCTGCGGCACCAGGGCTGGACCGCGCGCGGCTTTCTGGGCGACGAGCTGGATGCCAAGGCCAGCCCCAACGCGGCCCTGCTGCGCCAGGCGCTGGCCCGCACCCGCGATGGCGAGGTGCTGATCATGCACTGGGGCGTGCGCAGCCGGACGGAGCCCTTCGCGGAGGTCTTCGCACCGTTGATCGAGGGGCTGCAGGCCAAGGGCTTCTGCTTTTCCCTGCTGCCCGACAAGGGGGTTGCCTGA
- a CDS encoding Gfo/Idh/MocA family protein gives MSDPAPLRIGILGAANIARAFCRGVAGSPLVEVAAVASRTPDKAGAFAAECAIPRAHGSYQALLADPEIEAVYIPLPNHLHAEWAIRAAEAGKHVLCEKPVAIGGAEAQAMFDAARAHGVQLVEAYPYMAQPQTLRLRALIAQGAVGRVQMVSASFGFAFCAPDGTVLRDPDDIRLDPARGGGALLDAGTYSMSLIRIATGERPARVHAVGRTGPSGVDLTVAATLCFPSGAIAQLGCSMATAGHRHATITGDLGVIETSYGNHAPQGAATLPLRVKRGAANPVPFEELTVPATDGFRAEAESFARMIRLGPQHWSGASEAESVDVALALEAIALSAREDRWVTLPSAE, from the coding sequence ATGAGCGACCCAGCCCCCCTCCGCATCGGCATCCTCGGCGCCGCCAACATCGCCCGCGCCTTTTGCCGGGGTGTCGCCGGCTCCCCCCTGGTGGAGGTTGCCGCCGTAGCGAGCCGCACGCCGGACAAGGCCGGTGCCTTTGCCGCGGAATGCGCCATCCCGCGCGCCCACGGCAGCTACCAGGCCTTGCTGGCGGACCCGGAGATCGAGGCCGTCTACATTCCGCTGCCCAACCACCTGCATGCCGAATGGGCGATCCGCGCGGCCGAGGCCGGCAAGCACGTCCTGTGCGAGAAGCCGGTGGCGATCGGCGGCGCCGAGGCCCAGGCGATGTTCGATGCCGCCCGCGCCCACGGCGTGCAATTGGTCGAGGCCTATCCCTACATGGCCCAGCCGCAAACGCTGCGGCTGCGCGCGTTGATCGCGCAAGGGGCCGTCGGCCGGGTGCAGATGGTGTCGGCCAGCTTCGGCTTCGCCTTCTGCGCGCCCGACGGCACGGTGCTGCGCGATCCGGACGACATTCGCCTGGACCCGGCCCGCGGCGGCGGCGCCCTGCTGGATGCCGGAACCTATTCCATGAGTCTGATCCGCATCGCCACCGGCGAGCGCCCGGCGCGGGTGCATGCGGTGGGGCGCACCGGCCCCAGCGGCGTGGACCTGACGGTGGCCGCGACGCTGTGCTTTCCGTCCGGCGCCATCGCCCAGCTGGGTTGCAGCATGGCCACCGCCGGGCACCGCCATGCCACCATCACCGGCGACCTCGGCGTGATCGAAACCAGCTACGGCAACCACGCGCCGCAGGGTGCCGCGACGCTGCCGCTGCGGGTGAAGCGAGGCGCCGCCAACCCGGTGCCGTTCGAGGAGCTCACCGTTCCCGCCACCGACGGCTTTCGGGCGGAGGCGGAGTCCTTTGCCCGCATGATCCGCCTGGGGCCGCAACACTGGAGCGGCGCGAGCGAGGCGGAATCAGTCGACGTGGCGCTGGCGCTCGAAGCGATCGCGCTCAGCGCCCGTGAGGATCGCTGGGTGACGCTGCCGTCCGCGGAATAG
- a CDS encoding sterol desaturase family protein — protein sequence MFDTVQDWWNALNGWLFEGVVQPALYSLGLMAWAEDAFDWMDFFLFGLVQVAIVYAVCRPLEAWKPVERWDDRRVVRTDVLYTLLARLGILPLIAFIAFSALESRLAGLVADSGWVPPTLETLIPALRDSPLLALAAYVVVLDFGEYWRHRLQHTFPWWWALHSVHHAQTQMTFWTDDRNHIIDDIIGAVWFGGLALLIGVPPGQFPIVVVILRLAESMSHANIRLSFGAIGERIFVSPRFHRLHHGILEPGMDGKNFAVLLPVWDWIFGTADFRRHHFPPTGDTDLPDSLVHGGWLKQQAVGARQFARALIGRSPAPPEQPAAPGKASGAV from the coding sequence ATGTTCGACACCGTTCAGGACTGGTGGAACGCCTTGAACGGCTGGCTGTTCGAAGGGGTTGTGCAGCCGGCCCTCTACAGCCTGGGCCTGATGGCCTGGGCGGAAGACGCCTTCGACTGGATGGACTTCTTTCTGTTCGGGCTGGTGCAGGTGGCGATCGTCTATGCCGTCTGCCGCCCGCTGGAAGCCTGGAAGCCGGTGGAGCGCTGGGACGACCGCCGCGTGGTGCGCACGGATGTGCTCTACACCCTGCTGGCGCGCCTCGGCATCCTGCCGCTGATCGCCTTTATCGCCTTCTCCGCGCTGGAATCGCGGCTGGCGGGCCTTGTGGCCGACAGCGGCTGGGTGCCGCCGACGCTGGAAACCCTGATCCCGGCATTGCGCGATTCCCCGTTGCTGGCGCTGGCCGCCTATGTGGTGGTGCTGGATTTCGGCGAATACTGGCGCCACAGGCTGCAGCACACCTTTCCCTGGTGGTGGGCACTGCATTCCGTGCACCACGCGCAAACCCAGATGACCTTCTGGACCGACGACCGCAACCACATCATCGACGACATCATCGGCGCCGTGTGGTTCGGCGGCCTCGCCCTGCTGATCGGCGTGCCGCCAGGGCAGTTCCCCATCGTGGTCGTCATCCTGCGGCTGGCCGAGAGCATGAGCCACGCCAATATCCGCCTGTCCTTCGGCGCCATCGGCGAGCGGATCTTCGTGTCGCCGCGCTTCCACCGGCTGCACCACGGCATCCTGGAGCCGGGCATGGATGGCAAGAACTTCGCCGTGCTGCTGCCGGTCTGGGACTGGATCTTCGGCACGGCCGACTTCCGCCGCCACCACTTCCCGCCCACCGGCGACACCGACCTGCCGGACTCGCTGGTGCATGGCGGCTGGCTGAAGCAGCAGGCGGTGGGGGCCAGGCAATTCGCCCGCGCCCTGATCGGCCGGTCCCCGGCCCCGCCGGAACAGCCGGCAGCACCGGGCAAGGCGTCCGGCGCCGTGTGA
- a CDS encoding polysaccharide biosynthesis/export family protein: MSLKHRKLKAAGWPLAVIAVLAQPAAAVAQYAPVPGGTTPSPLLSPPSLPSVLPGGIPVPALPPAVQQDILQRILDASGSGGGGMAPVPARPPIPQPLPAPAAAPPAALAAAPEAPLSHTEAFYAARLDVALRQFGYDTFRDMPPGGPAAVGALPDSYVLGRDDEVMIAIRGRTRQSVTLRISRDGTLLLPDLPPFMAAGRTLGALRAEIEARVAQELGGSEAFVSVGQLRQIGVLVAGEVARPGMQSLPAMASVLDALAMAGGARKTGSLRGIRVEGPHGRRVVDLYAVITGEGATPDLQLREGERVVVPPLGATVAVGGEVTRPGIYELPAGAAQAPLNALLRLAGQPLRPAGNRFLLQGTDAGGRRSFSETGPAAAVRRGDAVLVQPGADVAAGQVRLAGHVTAPLLRAPRAGGLRDMLHDPRLVKPDPYVRMGVVWRVDPQTRVRHFVGFDLGRLLSGGGDLRLAENDEILLLSQADVLWLASPPVQRALRGEVPPAAAAGQPALDCPALQSLAVAARSSPARFAHARGAGFPDLGAPPCPQVFLDYPALLPWLLDQSVLLSGEARMPGLYPILDDTGLDQVLAAAGGATDTVDLSAVEMSREPAEQAGAIPLSRTLLDLRSRNFAAIRLSPRDAVRLPRGFGDRDSGPVTAMGEFLRPGTYDIRRGERFSELIARAGGLSPQAYPYGAVFTRESVRQRQQEGFSRTARELEQSLIQVAAGQAMAGSRAGGMDLGGAITAGRELAGALRDARAAGRMVVEANPVVLAARPELDVLLEPGDLIAIPKRPNEVTVVGAVLNPGSLQFTTGWRSIDYVRASGGQQRFADGSRAFLVLPNGQSAPAGLGSWQSGGPPVPPGSLVVVPQDPSPYETWGFIRDITQVLGQVSISAAALSVIAKSAR, encoded by the coding sequence GTGTCGCTGAAGCATCGCAAGCTGAAGGCCGCCGGCTGGCCGCTCGCTGTGATCGCCGTCCTGGCGCAGCCGGCGGCGGCCGTGGCGCAATACGCACCGGTGCCGGGCGGCACCACGCCGAGTCCCCTGTTGTCGCCGCCGTCCCTGCCCTCGGTGCTGCCGGGCGGCATTCCCGTGCCGGCGCTGCCGCCGGCGGTGCAGCAGGACATCCTGCAACGCATCCTGGATGCCTCGGGCAGCGGCGGGGGCGGCATGGCCCCGGTGCCCGCCCGCCCGCCGATACCGCAGCCCCTGCCCGCCCCCGCCGCCGCGCCGCCCGCCGCCCTGGCCGCCGCGCCGGAAGCGCCCCTCTCGCATACCGAGGCCTTCTATGCCGCGCGGCTGGACGTGGCCCTGCGGCAGTTCGGCTACGACACCTTCCGCGACATGCCGCCCGGCGGCCCGGCGGCGGTGGGTGCCCTGCCCGACAGCTACGTGCTGGGCCGCGACGACGAGGTGATGATCGCCATCCGCGGCCGCACGCGCCAAAGCGTGACGCTGCGCATCAGCCGCGACGGCACGCTGCTGCTGCCCGACCTGCCGCCCTTCATGGCCGCCGGCCGCACGCTGGGCGCGCTGCGGGCCGAGATCGAGGCGCGGGTGGCGCAGGAGCTGGGCGGCTCGGAGGCTTTCGTGTCCGTGGGCCAGCTGCGGCAGATCGGCGTGCTGGTGGCGGGCGAGGTGGCGCGGCCCGGCATGCAGTCGCTGCCCGCCATGGCCTCCGTGCTGGACGCGCTGGCCATGGCCGGCGGCGCGCGCAAGACCGGCTCGCTGCGCGGCATCCGCGTGGAAGGGCCGCATGGCCGCCGCGTGGTGGACCTTTACGCCGTGATCACCGGGGAAGGCGCCACGCCCGACCTGCAGCTGCGCGAAGGCGAGCGGGTGGTGGTGCCGCCGCTGGGCGCCACCGTGGCGGTGGGCGGCGAGGTGACGCGGCCGGGCATCTACGAGCTGCCGGCGGGCGCGGCGCAGGCGCCGCTCAACGCGCTGCTGCGGCTGGCCGGGCAGCCGCTGCGCCCGGCGGGCAACCGCTTTCTGCTGCAGGGCACCGATGCGGGGGGCCGCCGCTCCTTCAGCGAGACGGGACCCGCCGCCGCCGTGCGGCGGGGCGATGCCGTGCTGGTGCAGCCGGGCGCCGACGTCGCCGCCGGTCAGGTGCGGCTGGCCGGCCACGTGACGGCGCCGCTGCTGCGGGCGCCGCGCGCCGGCGGGCTGCGCGACATGCTGCACGACCCGCGCCTGGTGAAGCCCGACCCTTACGTCCGCATGGGCGTGGTGTGGCGCGTGGACCCGCAAACCCGCGTGCGGCACTTCGTGGGCTTCGACCTGGGGCGGTTGCTGTCCGGCGGCGGCGACCTCCGCCTGGCCGAGAACGACGAGATCCTGCTGCTGTCCCAGGCGGACGTGCTGTGGCTGGCCAGCCCCCCCGTGCAGCGTGCCCTGCGCGGCGAGGTGCCCCCGGCCGCCGCCGCAGGCCAGCCCGCCCTGGACTGCCCGGCGCTGCAATCCCTGGCGGTCGCCGCCCGCTCCTCCCCCGCGCGCTTCGCCCATGCGCGCGGCGCGGGCTTTCCCGACCTCGGCGCGCCGCCCTGCCCGCAGGTGTTCCTGGACTACCCCGCCCTTCTGCCCTGGCTGCTGGACCAGTCGGTGCTGCTGTCCGGCGAGGCGCGGATGCCCGGCCTGTATCCCATCCTGGACGACACGGGGCTGGATCAGGTGCTGGCCGCCGCCGGCGGCGCCACGGACACGGTGGACCTGTCGGCCGTGGAAATGTCGCGCGAGCCGGCGGAGCAGGCCGGGGCCATTCCGCTGTCGCGCACGCTGCTGGACCTGCGCAGCCGCAACTTCGCCGCCATCCGCCTTTCCCCGCGCGACGCGGTGCGGCTGCCGCGCGGCTTTGGCGACCGCGACAGCGGGCCTGTCACCGCCATGGGCGAGTTTCTGCGGCCCGGCACCTACGACATCCGCCGCGGCGAGCGGTTTTCCGAGCTGATCGCCCGCGCCGGCGGCCTGTCACCCCAGGCCTATCCCTATGGCGCCGTGTTCACGCGCGAAAGCGTGCGACAGCGGCAGCAGGAGGGCTTCAGCCGCACGGCGCGCGAGCTGGAGCAAAGCCTGATCCAGGTGGCGGCGGGGCAGGCCATGGCCGGCAGCCGGGCCGGCGGCATGGACCTTGGCGGCGCCATCACGGCGGGGCGGGAGCTGGCCGGCGCGTTGCGCGACGCCCGCGCCGCCGGCCGCATGGTGGTGGAAGCCAACCCCGTGGTGCTGGCCGCGCGGCCGGAGCTGGACGTGCTGCTGGAGCCGGGCGACCTGATCGCCATCCCCAAGCGCCCCAACGAGGTGACGGTGGTGGGCGCCGTGCTGAACCCGGGCAGCCTGCAGTTCACCACCGGCTGGCGCAGCATCGACTACGTGCGTGCCTCCGGCGGGCAGCAGCGCTTCGCCGACGGCAGCCGCGCCTTTCTGGTGCTGCCCAACGGTCAAAGCGCGCCGGCGGGCCTGGGCTCCTGGCAATCCGGCGGCCCGCCGGTGCCGCCGGGCAGCCTGGTGGTGGTGCCGCAGGACCCAAGCCCCTACGAGACCTGGGGCTTCATCCGCGACATCACCCAGGTGCTCGGCCAGGTCAGCATCAGCGCGGCGGCGCTGTCGGTGATCGCCAAGTCGGCGCGTTAG
- a CDS encoding YncE family protein produces the protein MRLPRALVVSVLLGTLAAAPLRAEPAPPNGLVYVLNSGEANILVLDAATREEVRRIPVLREVHHLTLTPDGKRLMVGDSGANEMLFIDPKTGEMSSREALSNPYHLGFSPDGKTLVITSLRRDQVDIYAWDGDKLSLSARLRLPDMPSHIAFSPDSKIAYVTLQGTNDITAIDLGTNKPVWNLKVGPQPAGIIWHNDRLLVGIMGSDHVAVVNPQTQQVERRVKVGRGAHALFPGPARGTQPGLLYVTSRVDSRITVLDPASLDIVRVLDVPGGPDCVSFDPTGRMWVTQRWLGRIALVDPETGVVASQHVGRSPHGILFEPTGGVTPVAMGPTVPVAAMPLAPAPTGATGQAEAMPASNSDVTEDERPPTPPPAGRRLFTPRSQR, from the coding sequence ATGCGGCTCCCTCGCGCTCTTGTTGTTTCCGTCCTGCTCGGCACCCTGGCGGCGGCCCCGCTGCGCGCCGAGCCCGCGCCGCCCAACGGCCTCGTCTACGTGCTCAATTCCGGCGAAGCCAACATCCTGGTGCTGGACGCCGCGACACGCGAGGAGGTGCGCCGCATCCCCGTGCTGCGCGAGGTGCACCACCTGACCCTGACGCCCGACGGCAAGCGGCTGATGGTGGGCGATTCCGGCGCCAACGAGATGCTGTTCATCGACCCCAAGACCGGCGAGATGTCCAGCCGCGAGGCCTTGTCCAACCCCTACCACCTGGGCTTCAGCCCGGATGGCAAGACGCTGGTCATCACCAGCCTGCGCCGCGACCAGGTGGATATCTATGCCTGGGACGGCGACAAGCTTTCGCTGTCCGCCCGCCTGCGGCTGCCGGACATGCCGAGCCACATCGCCTTCAGCCCCGACAGCAAGATCGCCTACGTGACGCTGCAGGGCACCAACGACATCACGGCCATCGACCTCGGCACCAACAAGCCGGTGTGGAACCTCAAGGTCGGGCCGCAGCCGGCCGGCATTATCTGGCACAACGACCGGCTGCTGGTCGGCATCATGGGCAGCGACCACGTGGCGGTGGTCAACCCGCAGACCCAGCAGGTGGAGCGCCGGGTCAAGGTCGGCCGCGGCGCGCATGCGCTGTTTCCCGGCCCGGCGCGCGGCACGCAGCCGGGGCTGCTCTACGTCACCAGCCGCGTGGACAGCCGCATCACGGTGCTGGACCCCGCCTCGCTCGACATCGTCCGCGTGCTGGACGTGCCGGGCGGGCCGGACTGCGTGAGCTTCGACCCCACCGGCCGCATGTGGGTGACGCAGCGCTGGCTCGGCCGCATCGCGCTGGTGGACCCGGAAACGGGCGTGGTGGCCAGCCAGCATGTCGGCCGCTCGCCGCACGGCATCCTGTTCGAGCCGACCGGCGGCGTGACGCCGGTGGCCATGGGCCCCACCGTGCCGGTGGCCGCCATGCCGCTGGCACCCGCCCCGACAGGCGCCACCGGCCAGGCCGAGGCGATGCCCGCCAGCAACAGCGACGTGACCGAGGACGAGCGCCCGCCCACCCCGCCGCCCGCCGGGCGCCGCCTGTTCACGCCGCGCTCGCAGCGGTAG
- a CDS encoding PEP-CTERM sorting domain-containing protein, whose product MRTIFKTGVTALCLAAGIAAAAPRAEAAAYLTAAGWYGALGEAVAQYGNITLSQLPTYKVEYQDSFGTWRPGEPNAVLVGTSGYPYTDPTLVQSRPFVGSYGGSTWGSQFTCDSYTQQCLGALRVTFTFPYEIVGVSGQLSLGGFPFLDATNMTELQIASYINTTGWQPGTSTFYGLMLDQPTSSLTVSWDSNAPNGVDGSAFFALANATVVRASTAAAVVTAVPEPASLALFGMGLAGLGMVTRRRRR is encoded by the coding sequence ATGCGTACCATCTTCAAGACTGGCGTGACGGCGCTGTGTTTGGCGGCAGGCATCGCCGCCGCCGCGCCACGGGCCGAGGCCGCGGCCTATCTGACGGCGGCGGGGTGGTATGGCGCCCTGGGCGAGGCGGTGGCGCAATACGGCAACATCACGCTGTCGCAGCTGCCCACCTACAAGGTCGAGTACCAGGACAGCTTCGGCACCTGGCGTCCGGGCGAGCCCAATGCCGTTCTGGTCGGCACTTCCGGCTATCCCTACACCGACCCGACCTTGGTGCAGTCCCGGCCGTTCGTAGGTTCGTATGGCGGTTCCACCTGGGGCAGCCAGTTCACCTGCGATTCCTACACGCAGCAGTGCCTGGGCGCCCTTCGCGTCACCTTCACCTTTCCCTATGAGATCGTCGGCGTTTCGGGCCAGCTCAGCCTGGGTGGCTTTCCGTTTCTGGATGCCACCAACATGACCGAGCTGCAGATCGCCAGCTACATCAACACCACGGGCTGGCAGCCCGGCACCTCCACCTTCTATGGCCTGATGCTGGACCAGCCCACCAGCAGCCTCACGGTGTCCTGGGACAGCAATGCGCCGAACGGCGTGGACGGCAGCGCCTTCTTCGCGCTGGCCAATGCCACCGTCGTGCGGGCCAGCACCGCCGCCGCCGTCGTCACCGCCGTCCCCGAGCCCGCCTCCCTCGCCCTGTTCGGCATGGGCCTCGCCGGCCTTGGCATGGTGACGCGCCGCCGCCGGCGCTAA